From the Deltaproteobacteria bacterium genome, the window CCCCCAAAGGTCTCTCCAAGACGGCTGATCATACACGCAAAACCTTTTTTTGGCCTAAGGAATTCCGAGTAGCTTTCATCATTCGAATAGAAGATGGCAATGGGCAGGTCCGCTTCAGGGAAATACTTTTCATTGCGGTCGAGGAATCCTTTCTTTAACGCTGCTTCCATGGGTGCTCCATATTCATATTTGTTAAACCCTGTGTCCCCATGGTGAGTTTTCCCCCGGGATTATCGTCAAAAGGTGAAAACCTTGTAATTATATCCTCTGACAATGATTTTGACACCATTGTTTTGAAACCCGTTCTTTCAATCAGGATAAGAGGCGCTTCGATATTATTTTCCTGTTTTTTATTATATCATGCTGCGCTGTCGGAATGATTCCTATCCTATCCAGGGAAAGAGAGCTGGGATATACATGACCTTTCGCACTCCTCCGGTCTGCCTGATGGCAATGTTGTTGATTTCTCTTGTCATTTTTCCGGTTACCTCATCGATATGCATTGCCGGGGCCGCGGACGAGCAGGAAGGAGAAAGTACTCCGAACTGGCTGGACCGGGCCCAGGGCGCTATCTCCAAAAGCGTTTACAACCAGGCGGTCTGGTTCGACAACTTCTTCGGCAGCAAACTGGCCGACGAGGAAGGCTATCCTGCCACCTTCGGTCGCATACGCTTTTCCCTCCGTTGGAGCGAAGACGAGCATTGGGCCTACAGAACTCAGTTTCACCTCCAGGTTCACCTTCCGAAGGTATCCGGCAGGCTGAAGGTTATAGTCACGGGAAAGGATGAGGGGAATATCAACGTGGTTCTGCCGGGTGATCCTGCCCAGGAGAATACGGGCACCGGCACCAATATCGCGCTTCGCTACGAGGTTGCCAAGACCAGGAAATCCAAGCTCAGTACCAGCCTCGGGATGAGTTCATCCCTGGAGCCATATGTCCGTGCAAGGTACCGACATATGATTTCCCTGGGCACGGCAGGTCTCTCGCGGCTGACGGAGACGGCCTACTACCGGTTGGAACGTGGCTTCGAGGAAACAAGCCGTGTGGATCTGGAAAAGTTCCTGGATCCCGAGACGTTGCTCAGATGGACCAACTCTGGAAAATGGTCAGAGGAGAACCGGGGCGCCGGCCTGGAATGGTTCTCGGAGTTTGTGTTTTTTCACAGGCTTACCCCGAAAGACGCATTGACCTACAGGCTCAGGGCATCGGGTATTACTCAGCCCGGCCCTCTGGTTAAAACGTACCGGGCCGACATGAATTTCCGCCGCAACTTCTACCGTGAATGGCTCTTCTACGAGGTCGAACCGGAGATACGATGGATTCGGGACGATTTCGGCGAGTACACCCCCGTTGGGGCCATCACCGCCCGCCTGGAAGTACAGTTCAGAAGATAGGTTGAAAAGCTTTTAACACAGGGTACACAGGGTTAGATGGAGTTACACAGGGTTAAATCAAAATTCTCATTGAATTGAGATCCAAAGATTTTGTCTCACGCCCGCTCGTCACACCCGTAAGGTGACTCACTGAAGAACGCGGAGCCCCCAGAAAAAACCGGTTAAGAACAAGCTGACCGCAAAGAAACCGTTTTTTGAACATACAAGTTAACGAAGTTTCGCGAAGTTTAAAACCAGGATTTTATGGTTAAGTCTCCTCTTGTGAAACCCTCTTTTAAAACCCCGTGGAGTGACCTGAAAGGGGTCACGCTGTGATAAATTAGCTTTTCAGCGTTCACTTTGCCAAACCATGCGGCGCCGGGCTACTACAGCCCCTTGATGGCCCAGATCCCTTCCTGGGCACGGTTTGCCCATTTCCCATAGGGTTCAAGGCCGATAACCCTTCCGTACTCCTCCGTGGCCTCCTTATAGCGGCCCCTCCAACGCAGGATTTCACCCATGTGGAAGTGGATTTCGGGAAGCCCGGGCTGGTATTTTATGGCCTTGATCATGGACTGGTAGGCCTCTTCGAACATCCCTTGTTTGAAGTAAACCCAGCCCAATGTATCGTAGAAAAGGCCATTCTCCGGTTCCTTGTCAATGGCCGCGTTGACGAGAGCAAGCGCGTCATCCATGTTGATTCCCCGGTTGGCGTATGCCCAGGCAAGGTTATTGAAAGTCTTCGCGTTGTCCGGATTCAACTGGAGAGCGGATTTATAATGATTGACGGCCTCCCGGTAACGGCCTTGGGACATGAGCGCTTCACCCAGGTTGTGGTGAAGTCGATCCATCGATGGATTGATCCTCAGGCCTTTCCGGTAGGTATTGATGGCCTCATTGACCCGACCGGTGCGATATTCCAGAACGCCGAGGTTGCTGTAGGCAAGGGCATACTCCTTATCCAGAGAGATGGCCCTCTTGAGCT encodes:
- a CDS encoding tetratricopeptide repeat protein gives rise to the protein MKYRLALYLLVVGLIPATVSCTGSGSKFALAQRINGVGIALYSQGKVSQALERFQKAAEYAPDFAFAKNNSGVCNYHLGKIDLAVLEFKRAIELEPDIPEIHGNLGVALMLLDRYENAEKELKRAISLDKEYALAYSNLGVLEYRTGRVNEAINTYRKGLRINPSMDRLHHNLGEALMSQGRYREAVNHYKSALQLNPDNAKTFNNLAWAYANRGINMDDALALVNAAIDKEPENGLFYDTLGWVYFKQGMFEEAYQSMIKAIKYQPGLPEIHFHMGEILRWRGRYKEATEEYGRVIGLEPYGKWANRAQEGIWAIKGL